In Parasegetibacter sp. NRK P23, a single genomic region encodes these proteins:
- a CDS encoding S9 family peptidase produces the protein MRKNIFPVLHLILLLACFVQKGMSQPGERAWTKDGSGFWSLELAGFQRTKLPENKKELVVPAEWYKPEGAGGPMQIANFSWDSSETQMLLFTNTRRVWRYNTRGDYWLLDTRTKALKKLGGTLPSASLMFAKFSPDGKKVAYVSNYNIYVEDIASGKITPLTKDGNRRNIYGTFDWVYEEEFGCRDGFRWSPDGTSIAFWHSDAEGTRDFLMINNTDSIYSYTIPVEYPKTGESPSAVKAGVVSIASGNITWLQLPGHSREHYLPRMEWIPGTKQLILQQLNRKQQESILFTADAEKGTTKAIHKETDNAWIDVKSTWGGNIAGWDWLNNGKEFVWVSEKDGWRHAFRMSLDGKKEQLLTKGAYDLENIIRIDEKNNRLYFTASPENATQKYLYVCTLDGKGSPKRLTPAQLAGTNSYEITPDGRFAFHRFSSHQGMISPEWLFLPSHQTLSGKNQEEAFAAASSKTSLTKFFQVTTEDGVTLDGWMVMPDNFDSTLKYPVVFHVYGEPAATTVNDQLGAGSNRLYKGNMSADGYIYISLDNRGTPAPKGREWRKSIYRKVGVINARDQAMAAKQIMKWSFVDPTRIAVWGWSGGGSMTLNLLFRYPEIYTTGIAIAAVANQLTYDNIYQERYMGLPQENRADFLEGSPVTYAKNLKGNLLYIHGTGDDNVHYQNAELLINELIKHNKQFSLMSYPNRSHSISEGEGTNEHLRTLYTEYLKKHCPPGGRK, from the coding sequence ATGCGCAAGAATATATTCCCTGTATTGCATTTGATTTTATTGCTCGCCTGTTTTGTTCAGAAAGGCATGTCCCAACCCGGCGAACGCGCCTGGACCAAAGATGGCAGCGGCTTCTGGTCGCTGGAGCTCGCCGGTTTTCAACGCACCAAACTCCCTGAAAATAAGAAAGAACTGGTAGTGCCCGCTGAATGGTATAAACCCGAAGGCGCTGGCGGCCCCATGCAAATCGCCAACTTTTCCTGGGACAGCAGCGAAACACAAATGCTCCTGTTCACCAACACGCGCAGGGTTTGGCGCTACAATACCCGCGGCGATTACTGGCTGCTGGATACCCGTACCAAAGCGCTGAAAAAACTGGGCGGCACATTGCCCTCCGCTTCACTCATGTTCGCGAAGTTCTCTCCCGACGGGAAAAAAGTAGCGTATGTAAGCAATTACAATATTTATGTGGAAGACATTGCCAGCGGAAAAATAACGCCGCTCACAAAAGACGGGAACAGAAGGAACATTTACGGCACTTTCGATTGGGTATATGAAGAAGAGTTTGGTTGCAGAGACGGCTTCCGATGGAGCCCCGATGGAACATCTATCGCCTTCTGGCATTCCGATGCCGAAGGCACCCGCGATTTTCTGATGATCAACAATACCGATTCCATCTATTCCTATACTATCCCTGTTGAATACCCGAAAACAGGAGAATCACCATCGGCCGTTAAAGCAGGTGTGGTTTCCATTGCAAGCGGCAACATCACCTGGCTGCAGTTGCCCGGCCATTCCAGGGAGCATTACCTGCCCCGCATGGAGTGGATCCCCGGTACAAAACAACTCATCCTTCAGCAACTCAACCGCAAACAGCAGGAGAGTATTTTGTTTACCGCTGATGCTGAAAAGGGCACCACAAAAGCCATTCATAAAGAAACAGATAACGCCTGGATAGATGTAAAGTCTACCTGGGGCGGCAATATCGCCGGCTGGGACTGGCTGAATAATGGGAAGGAATTTGTTTGGGTAAGCGAAAAGGATGGCTGGCGCCATGCATTTCGAATGAGCCTTGATGGAAAAAAAGAACAACTGCTTACGAAAGGTGCTTACGATCTGGAAAATATCATCCGCATCGATGAAAAAAACAACAGGCTCTATTTTACCGCATCGCCTGAAAACGCGACACAAAAGTACCTGTATGTTTGTACGCTTGATGGAAAAGGAAGCCCGAAACGACTTACACCCGCTCAACTTGCCGGCACCAACAGTTACGAAATAACGCCGGATGGCAGGTTTGCCTTCCACCGCTTCTCCAGCCACCAGGGCATGATTTCACCCGAATGGCTATTCCTTCCTTCACACCAAACGCTTTCCGGCAAAAACCAGGAAGAAGCTTTCGCCGCGGCGAGTTCTAAAACAAGTCTAACCAAATTCTTCCAGGTCACTACCGAAGACGGCGTAACCCTTGATGGCTGGATGGTGATGCCGGACAATTTCGACTCCACACTGAAATACCCCGTTGTATTCCATGTTTACGGCGAACCCGCGGCCACCACAGTGAACGACCAACTGGGCGCGGGCTCCAACCGTTTGTACAAAGGAAACATGAGCGCCGACGGGTACATCTACATCTCACTGGACAACCGCGGCACCCCAGCGCCCAAAGGGCGCGAATGGCGGAAAAGCATTTACCGGAAAGTAGGTGTTATCAACGCACGCGACCAGGCCATGGCCGCGAAACAAATCATGAAATGGTCCTTCGTCGACCCCACGCGGATCGCCGTATGGGGCTGGAGCGGCGGCGGTTCCATGACCCTTAACCTGCTGTTTCGTTACCCTGAAATCTATACCACCGGTATCGCCATTGCAGCGGTGGCCAACCAACTGACCTACGATAATATCTACCAGGAAAGATATATGGGACTGCCGCAGGAAAACCGCGCTGATTTCCTGGAAGGATCCCCGGTAACTTATGCTAAAAACCTGAAAGGTAACCTGCTGTACATCCACGGAACCGGCGACGATAACGTGCACTACCAGAATGCGGAACTGCTCATCAACGAACTCATCAAACACAACAAACAATTCAGCCTTATGAGTTATCCCAACCGCTCGCACAGCATCAGCGAAGGGGAAGGCACCAATGAACACCTGCGTACACTTTATACCGAATACCTTAAAAAACATTGTCCGCCGGGTGGCAGAAAATAG
- a CDS encoding nitroreductase family protein: MSILNALQWRYATKRMNGQAVPEEKVNAILEATRLSPSSLGLQPYTILVITDPELKKKIQPIAYNQPQIVESSHLLVFAAWEKIADFQVDAYIGQIAEERGLTLEALDGFKSMITGATSGKDPEQSFQWNARQAYIAFGTAIVAAAEQGVDATPMEGFNGPELDVLLGLKEKGLRAVTLLPLGYRDAAQDALASAPKVRRKREELFVEL, translated from the coding sequence ATGAGTATTCTGAACGCACTGCAATGGCGCTATGCCACCAAAAGAATGAACGGCCAGGCTGTTCCTGAAGAAAAAGTAAACGCTATTCTCGAAGCAACGAGATTAAGTCCATCCTCGCTCGGACTTCAGCCCTATACGATCCTGGTGATCACGGATCCTGAATTAAAAAAGAAGATTCAGCCCATCGCTTACAACCAGCCGCAGATCGTGGAATCGTCTCACCTGCTGGTATTCGCCGCCTGGGAAAAAATAGCCGATTTCCAGGTAGATGCCTATATCGGGCAGATAGCGGAAGAAAGAGGATTGACTTTGGAAGCACTGGATGGGTTTAAGTCGATGATCACCGGTGCCACCTCCGGCAAAGACCCCGAACAAAGCTTCCAATGGAACGCGCGCCAGGCTTATATCGCGTTCGGAACCGCCATCGTAGCCGCGGCCGAACAAGGTGTTGACGCCACGCCGATGGAAGGCTTCAACGGACCGGAGCTGGATGTATTGCTGGGGTTGAAAGAGAAAGGATTGCGCGCGGTTACTTTACTGCCACTCGGTTACAGGGATGCAGCACAAGATGCCTTGGCTTCGGCGCCTAAGGTGCGGAGGAAACGCGAGGAGTTGTTTGTGGAGTTATAG
- a CDS encoding TetR/AcrR family transcriptional regulator gives MGISERKLRQKQELRQNILVEARRLMKEEGCAAISIRKIADAIEYSAPVVYEHFENKDALLKEFVKEGFGMLAEYVGKAADEMEYPSAQLEAIGQAYWNFAFEHKEHYQLMFGLGMPSCETVREVEEVQRFTSVLYAPLTTILEQHGKKENAVLKLHSYWSMLHGLVSINLMSTDASKQEMNQLVLKDMISVFIKGLGG, from the coding sequence ATGGGCATTTCAGAACGTAAACTCAGGCAAAAGCAGGAACTCCGCCAGAACATACTGGTAGAGGCACGCCGGCTGATGAAGGAGGAAGGCTGCGCGGCCATTTCCATCCGGAAGATAGCCGATGCTATTGAGTACAGTGCCCCCGTGGTGTACGAACATTTCGAAAACAAGGATGCCCTGCTGAAAGAATTTGTGAAAGAAGGATTCGGCATGCTGGCGGAATATGTGGGGAAAGCCGCGGATGAAATGGAATACCCTTCGGCACAGCTGGAGGCCATTGGCCAGGCTTACTGGAACTTCGCTTTCGAGCACAAAGAGCATTACCAGCTGATGTTTGGCCTGGGGATGCCTTCCTGTGAAACCGTGCGCGAGGTGGAAGAAGTGCAACGCTTTACCAGTGTACTTTATGCGCCACTCACCACTATCCTGGAGCAACATGGCAAAAAGGAAAACGCGGTCTTAAAACTGCATTCCTACTGGTCGATGTTGCATGGCCTGGTCTCCATTAACCTGATGAGTACTGATGCCTCCAAACAGGAAATGAATCAACTGGTATTGAAAGACATGATCTCCGTTTTTATAAAAGGACTGGGAGGCTGA